A stretch of Triticum aestivum cultivar Chinese Spring chromosome 1D, IWGSC CS RefSeq v2.1, whole genome shotgun sequence DNA encodes these proteins:
- the LOC123182990 gene encoding uncharacterized protein, producing MDKVLAFSILSASPADVAPGAGASWARFSWQGRKLRDDEQARAGQEGKQGGPPAEAEQQPDKGRSQSPPTLRPRFAPEFDGIDCFETIVCR from the coding sequence ATGGACAAGGTGCTGGCCTTCTCCATCCTGAGCGCGTCGCCGGCCGACGTCGCCCCCGGCGCCGGCGCCAGCTGGGCTCGGTTCTCTTGGCAGGGGAGGAAGCTGCGGGACGACGAACAGGCCAGAGCAGGGCAAGAGGGGAAGCAGGGCGGTCCGCCGGCGGAGGCGGAGCAGCAGCCGGACAAGGGGAGATCGCAGTCGCCGCCGACGTTGCGGCCGCGGTTCGCGCCGGAGTTCGACGGGATCGACTGCTTCGAGACCATCGTGTGCCGCTGA